The following nucleotide sequence is from Aedes aegypti strain LVP_AGWG chromosome 3, AaegL5.0 Primary Assembly, whole genome shotgun sequence.
gATTGTTTTGGTAAAATGGATTACCGAGTCtcatgtcgttttcgtttttaggaactgggtcggtgatcaacacataaataaaccaacgtcaagcaaaaTGTGGTTCGGTCGAACATGAaccgggttggggttgaaactgtgattcagaacgggttgcgccagttccaacctaggttcaaaaacgaattcgacatcaGTTATTCATgaaaactaccgattttcgtcAATTTACATCTGTCAACATCGCTCAACTGTCAAAATTGAACgagatttcagtaaaaatatgttttaccgaCTGAATTCGTCATTTaagtttaccgaaatgaaattctacgattaagtgtgcaaggcacccgtcaaaacgtggaacgatacaaacagaagcgaagaaagcaaacccatctattccgggataaaaagcgccgcctggaagagttggagtgcgaagagatggagcagctgtatcgttcccaagaaacacgtaagttctacacgaaactcaatgcatctcgcaaaggctttgtgccgggataaggatggtggtatcttgacggacgaacatgaggtgattgaaatgtggaagcagcactacgatgaacacctaaacagCGCAGatgaggaagatcaagacagcaggaggaatgccttcatcagtacggcggatgagggagacgtgccaactcccacaataggtgaagttaactcttctaccggcagcttcattttttaccgcaaaagaattttaatcgtattcgaaTATTGACtattcggaacaatacattaatgagagtatgttgttaataaatgaagcaatttggtgcaggcttctggaaccacgctggtcAAATTCAGATTAATTAAGTAATTaggtaattttcagatatctccaagaattcttaattgatttgtatgatttttgtagagtagctccttattacctggcattatatagcccacatttttttttttttgataaattggccaaaaccaaaatggccgccaaagacattttatatggaatatgtcggtcccccaaggaactaCGGAATATcctcaaaaccagatcaccgaTGATTAATgtcgacacggattcctaaactagaagtgttgtttgagaacttgtgaaaaaatggtgcaaacatattgaaaaacaaaaaagttataacgatgcgaatatcaagtccctacgcaccacctattcatcgatttcaaagcggcctatgataccatcgaccgcgaagagctatagaagattatggacgagaatggttttcccgggaaactgactagactgaacATGCGGGcacaatcttcaataaatccagccagttcatctgctttgctgacgacgtgaacattgtcggaagaacgttccaggtggtttctgaacagtatatcAGGCTGacacgtgaagcagatcggattggattgaaggtaaatcgtcgaagacgaaatatctgctggctggaggaaccggaagtcgtgcttactacggactccacaagaccttgcggtctggcaaatcaaaacttcacttccgtactaagtgtaccatgtacaagacgctgataagactgATAAGATAAGTCCTCTACggacatgagacgtggacaatgctcgaagaggacctgcaagcgttagaagtttttggatggcgtgtgcttaggacgatctttggcgtagtatgtgagaacggaacccagtatccagaaagtcgtcAATGGTGGAatggtacgatgggcgggacatgtTGCGATAATGCCGGACTACAaacccgcaaaaatggtgttcacctcgaatccggccggtacaagacgaaggggagcgcaacaagctaggtggtttgaccaagtggagcaggatcttggaagagtggggcgatcgagaaactggagagACCGAGgattcagccttgacaagtaaacctgtcaggcagctccaactgaataccacaaAAAAACAGTCTATTGATTTTCAATCGTAATGTTTAatgtgattttgaataatttagctTAGAACGCCATTTTGACTGTTAAATGGtcgaacaaagctgtgggaaaaCGGTCAAGGATTAGTCTATATGCGAATATAGAACCATTATAATGCTTAATTATTGCTTGTGCGCATCAGCATAAGCAATTAGAAGCAACTATTATGCAGTAAGAGTTTCATTTGGTAAACATGCTGTTATTATGACGTGTCAGCATTTGTAATTCTATTATAATGCCTATAGGCATGTTTGATGCTAATTTGGAGTTAATTATTTGTGCTTACGATAACTTGGTTCATCATGAATGTgtaatgattttgaatatttcttatttCCACAGACGTTTTTCATCAGATGCCAAACACCTACTGATACCATCGGTGGATCCTTCGGCACAAAAAGAGAAATCCGCTGCTGTTTCGCCGCTATCATTGCTATCTCCTTTTGAGCCGGAACCACCCTCGTCGTCCTCATCGTCAACGCGACCTCGTCCCACAACTTTGCAACCCTCGGCGCATCATCAGTCCAAATCGTCCACTTCATCATCACAGCACCGCCGTCAGCATCACGTGCTAAGCAATTCCAACAGTGAAAAGTCCCTAGTATCTCCCGTATCTAGCTCCACGTGGAACCCATTCGGCGATGCATCCTCCTTTAGTCCGAACTCCACACTCATGGAGGACCAACTGTTCGGCGCCGAGTTCGACAAGCTACGTTTGGAAGGCGGTAGTCAGACGTCCATCGTGACTTCTCCCGAAGAGATGAAATCCGAAAGCACGTGGTTGAGAAGATCGcagcatcagcagcagcaacagagGTTCTCTTTGCCAACCCTCACGCAAGCCGTTTCTACCGGTGTGCTGCCGACGTCTACAGTAGAAGTGGTTCCGGAAGAGGATCCATTCGGGTCGGCTCCGTTTACCCTACCTAAACGGGTGAAGGACAAAACCGGGCGATCTTCAAAGCTGACCTCGAAGCTGAGCGAAGTAATAGCTGGAGCTGCTGGCGGCGGAGTCTTGTGGCGACATTCCGCTGGAGGTGGAGGTAAGGAGAGTTTGATTTCGTCTGTTCCCGGGGCGATGAACGGAGAGAACGGAAGGGAGGGGAATGGCGATGAGGGGTTGGACAAGTCCGCACTGTTAGGAATTAAGTTGGACGATTTGATCAGCGGTGGAGAGAAAGGTTCGCCGAACTTTATAAAATTGCCGTTGGACGATAGGAACAAGTATGAGAAGCTGAATTCGAATGATGTTACGTCGGATGATAGTGATTTGGATTATCCGGATGGAACTGGAGGGCAGAAGAAGCAGAGCTTTAAGCAATTTGTGGAGAACAACATACCGGAGAAGTTGCAAGCGGTTTATCACAAGGTCGATAAAGGGCAAATCAAGAACGCGCAGATTGTAAAGAAGCTGCGGGGCAAGGTTGTGAGCAAAGACGATGGAAAGAAGGGATCAAGGGGTGCCAGATCGAAAGATAAGCAGCGTGGCAAGGACGCGGTCGGAGATAATGAATGCAAGGAAGGTGAATCAGATGATTCAATCGGGTCGGCTAGTGATCTGAGGGCAAACGATGATTTTCCCGATGGAGAAGAAGGAGAAAATGGGAAAACCGTTGCTGGCAAACCGTCGAAGAAACTCAACAGAATGACGTTCGGCGATGGAAGCGTAGATGATTGTATTAGTGAGAGTATTAAGACCTGCGGATCAAGTGCCTATCATGCTGAGTGTGAAAGCGTTACGACAAACGAAGACAACACCAGTCGAATCGTCACCAGAGTACGGGTCAAGAAACGAGAGCACGATTCGAAGCATAGTGTAATCGACGAAGACGATTCAGGCGAAGAAGATATGTTACAAGGGGACAAACCTTTGCTGTTGGACGATGAACTAGATTACGAATCTGCTCCGGAAAATAATACTAGCGGTGAGGAAGTTCTTATGGATCCTTTTACTCCAGAGTCTTTGCCTGATGAATCGGAGAAATTGACCGAAGAAGATGAAGTAGATTTGGATCCATTCGCAATGGCTCCTTTCAAGAAACCGGCAGTTCCTAAGCGAAGCAGTATTAAATATCAACCTAACGTGAACCCTATTCCTGAGAATTGTCCTACCATACCAGCACCGACACTACCTCCAACTTTGGACAACTTTTGCCCTTCTACACCCATCAAGCTTGTCCGATCTCTACCCGAACCCAGTGATCCTCCACCGGTTCTTCCTACAGCACCAGTAGCTCCAGAACCGGTAGTAGCATTCTCCCAACGATCTCCCAACACCCGAACCGATCTATTCGGCTCGGAACCGTTCCCCTCACTAGTCCTATCGCCCCCTATAGTAGCTGTCCGACCTATGCCGGAAGTCACGCCAATTCCAACGGTTACCGTCCAATCGGGATCCATCGCACTAACGCACATCATTCCAAACGCGAAGGCAGCTTTACCCATTGTTATCCCATTGGAACCGGTACCGGCACCTCCAATCACTCCAAAGCAGCCCACTCAGCCCCCAATGAACGCGCGAACATCGTACGTCAACTTCAGCCAAATTCCGACGCAAAGCGTCAGCAGCATCTCTCCGGACAACAACTATGTCAACTTCTTAACGGATTACGACGAAGATGACGATGTACGGAAGCTGAAGTCCGACGAATACGACGATAGCAGCGACACGGTTGTGAAGAGTTCCTCTAAGAGTGGTGGGTTCCTCAGCAAAAAAGAAAAAGTTAAGTACAACTCCCTGAAAGATCACAAAATATCCCCCGGAAAGGAAGACTCCGGGCATCTGGGTATCCTAGGCGGAAGCACGGGGTCCGCCGGAAACCACACGTCGAAAATTCCAATAAAGCTTAGCCAAAAAGTTAAAGTTAATGTAGGCAGTTATAAGAAGGTATCCACCAAGGGTAGCAAGAAGGACAAGTCCAACGGCACAGGCGCCGAAGCGGAACGATACGAGGACAACGGCACAAAACCATCATCCAAAGCTTGCAAAAACATGGGATTCAGCAATATGAGCTTCGAGGATTTCCCGTCGGACGAAGCGCTCGAGGAGCATCAGCAGCAGCATCTCCATCGAAGCGGTGGCGGAGCGGCTGGCCTTGTCCAACGCCTCCACGCGCCATTCGAAGTCATCCGGAACGAGAAGACCCTGCTCGAGGCGGAGAAAAAGTTCGGATCGTTGAAACGACGGAGCAATCCGTTCTCATGATTGTATGCGTCGGAAGCTCAGAAGCGAAAGAAGTGAGTACGGGAGCACCATTCTGAAGGCGATCGGTTGGTAAGTTGTTCACATATTTATTTTGTAATATAACTATAGTTAGGATATTTATGTTGAAGCTTAGACAGCCGGACTGAATCTCACTAAAATCAGTTGTTTGAATAGTGAGATGTATATATAACAAAGTTACACTGGATTCAGTTGGACTCAAAATATATTCCTATGAGGAATACGATACATAAAAAACCGGTAATTGATGGCAAATGTGACGTTTACGATATGAAGACACCAACACGATTTAAAGTAACTGCGGCGATCTACAAGCCATttcaagaagttttcaagatcgccTTCGCGACAAATATTCACGCGATGCACAGAAAAGCCGCCGAGAGATATCGTAGAGCTCCATCTGCTTTGGTCTGTGGTTATACTTCGTCAGTTGCCCCGAATGATCAGGGCTCACAGGTCCTCTTTATACTGCGTACAGCCAACAAAGTCATGGCTTCAACCCGTCAAACGCCAACTCTGGACCAACACCGTTAGATCTTCCTCTATCTACAGCCATATATTTcgtttttggtagaattaatgacCAAACCTATTCTCGCTCTGCGATCCCGTCCAATGAGGTAAGCCAAGAAACATACTGTATTGGACaaaaaatttgcaactttttcgattttccatacaaaatgaccaactttggtaagctagatctcagttatttatggaccgattcgaataaaattttcacagaacatcaaacactgaaacttgaattttaacattgatttttgtacaatttttcaaaccacGAGTTTGATTGTAATAACGATTCAACTAATGGCCATGCCTATCACTGACATGCAattattttcactgacttcCACTTGCTTCAATTTGTATAACGACACAAACGAGGTTTACACCCCGTCTGCATTCCGTACGTTACACGAGTTAAAAAGTTTGGAGGAAGGAGTTCTTTTTAAAAAAGGTGTGAACCTGACTACGACTCTAAAAAGACTAACTTTATTGCACCTAGCTAATTAACACCTAACCGATGAACGCCTCGCGATAACTGCTGCCTCAGCACCTCATGCGATGGGTCCCAAGTCCGTCTGACTGACCTATCGATCGCCGTTGCGATGTGGCTGAATTCTGCTGACTTCGCCAACTGCCGAGTTGGAATGTATCGAACTCCGGATAGCAACGTCGTTAACTCGACCCGCCTTAGTTATGAGGCTCCGTCCGAATTATATCTTCTAAACTCGTGTGTTGGAAACCAAACGTCATCTCCCTGGTTTTGGTGGTTGTTGTTGGTACGTCCCTCGGTTGTTGGTTGAATTGGATTTTCATCGTTTTCCTGCGGACAAAAATACTAAGAAGAATGGCCAAGCCGATTACGATAGGGGTGAGGGAAAACGTTCCGAGAATCGACCAAGGGGTCCACTGGAAACTGTTGTTCTCCAATCGTATAAGCTCCAAATCTTTCCTCGTTTCCGTTTGTAGGTGGTGCAGATGTTCCAAACttatgttgaaaatttgttggccTTTAGTTATGGTGAGACCATCCAATGATAACTGAATTGGTTTTCCGGTCAACTGTTGAACTTTATTGCTTACCATGAAGTTACTCACGTTGATCTTACAGTTATCGTAGGATACCAAGTAAGATTCCGATAGGTTTCTTTCTGACAATCCACAGTCAGATCTCATGGTAAAATTTCGTGCTGTATTGATCAGCAGGTGTTGATCATCTATGGAGACAATGTCTTCTGATGTTACAAATGGCTGACTGTCCTTGTAGGATTCTTGGTATGCACGTTGAATCGTCCAATCTTACTTCGGAGGGTTTGAATATGATTGGTTTCAAGGATTTGATGATGAACGTTTCGTTGCTATGTATGATGAAGTTTCTGTTTGGTAAATGAAGCTGTTGATTATTGTGGTTGATGGGATGGACGTGGACCTTTCGATAGATTTTGCTGTTGAGCTTAGGCAGTTTTATCAGAAGTGCGATTTCTCTCTGGTTGGTGGCGATGGAGGTAGATGCGTAGGATATGGCCTCTGCTGCGGTAGATACGATGACCTTTTCCCTAGCTAAGTCGTGAATAAATGTAGTGGTTTCATTATCGCTAAGTATCAAAATGTTTAATATTCCTAGTTTCGCTAACGTTATAATGTCCAAGATCTGACCAAGAGTTTGtgataaaaatttaagattttctaAAATCGCTATTGCGTGAAATTCGGTCGTTCTAGAGTTGAACATTTGAATTGCGTCCTTTGTTTTAAAAGCTACTTCTTTCAACTGAAGAGTTATCTCCCGATTAATTTTGACTTGCAGAGTATTATTTGAGACAAGATAGTTAATGGAAGAATTGATTAATTTCAAATCATCGGCGTCTGGGGTTCCTGCAATATATTTCCAAATTGTACCTAGGCACTTTATCCCAGCGCTTCTGTCTTTTATTAGGATTGAGTTTCTGTAGCAAAGAGTTTATAATTTCGAACTGTTGAAAGATAAGTGGAGAAAACTGGTTCTTTGGTAGATCTACGAATTGATTACTCAAAAGATCTACATAAAATCTAATTGAAGTTATATTGAAATGATGCAAGTAATAGTAAGATCCGCTCTGTCCCATGGTCAAGTGCGATTAGAGGTTGTCCGTCTACGTTGCGTATGTCAATTGTCTGAGCGGTGGCTAGTTGAAGGATCCAAAGTCTGGAAAGAACAGATGTCTTGCGTCTCTTTACTTGTCTTATTTTTATATCGTCTTTGTGAATTCGTCTGCCGTCTTTTGTCTGGACAGTACTCTTGTTGATTTGATGAATTTGAGTCTTTTTGTATCGAGGTTTATGTTTTACCCGCTGCCGAGTCTTTTCGTAAACTTCTTGATTTACTTCGAGATCAACTAGTTTCCTATTTTTATTGTGGAAAGTGAGGTcttttctttgcttcataattaaattttgatagACTGAATCAATTATGGAAGGACTTCTGGCAGATGGTAAAATAACTTCTGTCGGGGTGTGTTTCGTGGAACTGTGTATAGTATTGTTGTACTTGTTAAGAGACAAGAAAAGTAAGTCGTGAAGATTGTTGTTGGGGTTCTCCTGTTGCAAGTTCACTTTTACTTTGCTTGGAGGTCTTTTCGGAGACGAATAGGTATCCGGACTATGGTAGACCAGAGCGGTATCCACCAGAACGGACCTAATGACTCGCAGTAGATTGCTTGCCAAGAAGTAGGTTTAAAAGAAGTCCTGCTTTATTGAAAGGTTCTTACTTATATATGATTCGTACAATGTTTGCCTATCTATATTAACAGTAAGAGAAAAAGAGACGGCTGGAGAACCATTTACAAGAATGCAAAGTCAGAGAAATTTGGATGGCATTGCCCCTACTCGATAGTGCAATTTGAAACCCTTTTGTTCGAGTGCACCCGAGGACGGAGCCTACGCGGGAGGTGACGAGTGAAAGAATAGAACGATAGCTATTGCAGTGTCACATGTTTGTAATTGAGTTGTctgttatcttcttcttcttctttgctctGGTTGAGCCGTTGGAACAGCTCGTTTGAGGGTCAGTCATAGTTGACTATATGCCCTGTGTCATCTGCATCCGTCCGTGACTGTTGCTGGCGTTCGTTACAGGTCCAATTTACAGTGTTTTACAAAGTTGCAAATTTCTTTGTAGAGAGATATACTCTTGGATTGTAGTACTTCTACTAGTGTCCTGTAGGATAGGTCGAATTCGTAGTGCATCCTGATGTGGCCGTATTTCGGGCAGTCCATAATGACATGGTCTGCTGTTTCAGCCTCCTGACATAAATCGCATGTTTCGTCGTCCAAAATTTTCATTCGCGCCAACCAGTAGCGTGAATAGTTGTGTCCGGTCATTAAACGGTTTATCAGCCGAACTTCTTTGCCAGTTAGGTTCTTCCCGTGGAACCAGGGTTTTTCCTGGAATGCATCCTGTATTTCGTGGAATCGTTTGCCTTTTTCTTCAGAATAATGCTCGTACCATATCCTTGTGTTACGTGCCATTTGGTTTTTCAGGTGGTTGAATGCATCCTTTGTAAACAGCTCGTGTTGGTCTTTGTAAACAGCTGATGTTGGTCTTAACCCCGCACGAGCGAGTTCGTCCGCCAAGTCATTGCCACGCGTTTCGACGTGGCTCGGGATCCACTGGATTGCGGTTCCCCAGCGATGAGCTAACTCCAAGATGTCCGCGATAACAGTTTCTGCTTTTCTACTATCCAGCGCATTTTCGAGCATTAGGCAAGCTGTCATTGAATCAGTATAGATGACTTGACTCCTAAGTTGCCCTTCTTCAATGAGGAGAAGTGCTGTCTTCAGAGTCTGAAGTTCTGCTGCGGTGATGCTAATCTCTTGTTCGAGGCGAAATGATCGCCTCATTCGTGTTGCTTCGATAAAGATTCCTATTCCACATATCGTCGACTCTTTGGATGCGTCGGTGAAGACACGTCCCCGATCCTTGTATTTGCCATACATTACGCCAAGTGAGGCTTGCTTCAACTTGGCTTtagggagatttttttttgatccagcaattccttcaaGTGATGAGCAAATTTCAACGTTGATCTCAGCAGGTATTGTTACAATTGGCATGATCTTGTTGAAGAGAGATCTGTTTTGGTAGTATACTTATCCTCGTCTTCCGCTTCAAGTTCCGTCACTCTAATCAGCTGCTCCGAGACAATATTGCTTTTTTCAAAGCACCGTGCGATGTTCCTACCTGTTGCATACTCCATTCTCATTTCCAGCGGTTCTTGAGCCGAAATCGCCGCTAGAGCATTTAGCGGTGTACTTTTGGTACAGCCGGTCGCTTTCCTCAAACATTGGTTGTTTACGGTTTTCAAAATCTCTCTGTTTGTTTTCTTTGCGTTCCAAGTCACGGtacaaccatattccattacGCTCCTTATCAACGCTTTGTAAATGTTCAGCAACACTTGTGGGTGGCTTCCGCATTTGATCCCGGATATCACCTTAATCATGTTTAGGCGATCGTTGATTTTTACTCGGGTTTCCCGTAGGTGCGCCCCAAAACTCAAGTAACGGTCCATCGTCACGCCCAGGTAACGGGTGTTTCTTACCGTTTCCAGAGGGGCATCATttattttgacattcatagtCCTGTCACTGTTAGTGAAAAGAATCACCTTTGTTTTGTCTGGATTTACAGCAAAGTTCAGCTCTTCCGCCTGAGTTGTGGAGTTATCCACCGCGATTTGTAATTTGGAGTTGAGCGTTTCTGTGTTTCGAGCCCTTACGATTAATCCGAAATCGTCCGCATACTGGACTAGGACTACATCTTCGTCCACTTCCACCGCACTGTGTAGTCCTACGGTGTATACATTAAATAGGGTTGGTGATAGGACGTCTCCTTGAGGTAGTCCGTTGGAAATCAGTCGACTGACAGTACAATTCCTCAATTTCATGTTTACCTTCCGATTATACAGGAAAGATGTTATCCAAACGgtgatttcatttggaattaaAAAGGAGCACAAAATTTCCTCCAGCTTATCGGTCTGCACGGCGTTGAACGCGTTGGATAGGTCGATGCACACCATCGCCGAGATGAAGCCGCTTCTTTTGTTTTGCTTTACATGGTTGATCACAAAGGATAGGCAAGTATTGGTCGACATATTTCTGCGGAAGCCGAAGGATGTTTTGGGCAGGATATTTCTCGACTCAACGAAATCTTGGAGTTTCTCCAAGACTGCGGAGTTGATGATTTTGGTAGGCGTGGGTACCAAAGAAATTGGTCGCTTTCCGGCAGCTGAGCTTTGATCACGGCCGGGCTTTGGAATCGCGACCACCTTAATTGTTTTCAAGGAGTCGCAAAGCCCGCCATTTCTCCACATCCTGTTGAGATCATCTATGATGCTAGCTGTTCCTGTTGTGCTCAGATTCCTTAGCATATCGTAGGTGACGAGGTCTTCTCCAGGTGCTGTGTTTTTCTTTCGATTAAGGATTCTGTGCCAGGTTTCCAGGTCGAGTATATCGTAACGAGCTGCCACACTATAGTGTCCTACAACACGTACATCGTTCTTCCCGAAGTGTAcatctaggaattcttctgctACTTCTTGTACGTCAAAAGTAACATCATTTTCTTTTCGATGAACATGTTTGCCAGTCAATCGGTTCACTTTTCTCCACAGTTCCTTGGAGTCGGTGAACGGTGTTAGCTCTTCTGGGAATGCTTGCAGTTTTTTATGCATCTCCTGCCGTTTTTTTCGCTGAAAAATTGCAGCTCTTCTTTTGAACTCGATAAGATTTTCTATTGTATTGTTACGTATTGTTGAAGTTTCTTCTCGCCTCAGCCTTTTCCTTCCAGGCCTTAT
It contains:
- the LOC5568217 gene encoding uncharacterized protein LOC5568217, with amino-acid sequence MPHHKNQLAAVIKGRGQTGFSEYEVLKIFCDVCESLAQLHCCQAPVIYRDLKVENVVQNDMGRFILAESGTATTRFLNPAAHGKKVVEDEIQKNTTQGYRAPEMIDLNSGHSITTKSDIWALGCLLYRLCFGSLPFGESSKAIVHCQYNIPEKCKYSPELCQLIRFLLEADPEKRPSIYQVCEFAFKISGKDNPLRIARERQKSFSASSNHNSDYNNDRKHHQPASSTGPSSVAPISVSTSVAPRSRPKGQHSGTGSGFNLGPPPPNPSPKNVVSPVPGIETDGKPSAIAERTFVANFSENFPMAKQIAKSPAGLSIDLQLQSASADAQRSSNDTSFRRFSSDAKHLLIPSVDPSAQKEKSAAVSPLSLLSPFEPEPPSSSSSSTRPRPTTLQPSAHHQSKSSTSSSQHRRQHHVLSNSNSEKSLVSPVSSSTWNPFGDASSFSPNSTLMEDQLFGAEFDKLRLEGGSQTSIVTSPEEMKSESTWLRRSQHQQQQQRFSLPTLTQAVSTGVLPTSTVEVVPEEDPFGSAPFTLPKRVKDKTGRSSKLTSKLSEVIAGAAGGGVLWRHSAGGGGKESLISSVPGAMNGENGREGNGDEGLDKSALLGIKLDDLISGGEKGSPNFIKLPLDDRNKYEKLNSNDVTSDDSDLDYPDGTGGQKKQSFKQFVENNIPEKLQAVYHKVDKGQIKNAQIVKKLRGKVVSKDDGKKGSRGARSKDKQRGKDAVGDNECKEGESDDSIGSASDLRANDDFPDGEEGENGKTVAGKPSKKLNRMTFGDGSVDDCISESIKTCGSSAYHAECESVTTNEDNTSRIVTRVRVKKREHDSKHSVIDEDDSGEEDMLQGDKPLLLDDELDYESAPENNTSGEEVLMDPFTPESLPDESEKLTEEDEVDLDPFAMAPFKKPAVPKRSSIKYQPNVNPIPENCPTIPAPTLPPTLDNFCPSTPIKLVRSLPEPSDPPPVLPTAPVAPEPVVAFSQRSPNTRTDLFGSEPFPSLVLSPPIVAVRPMPEVTPIPTVTVQSGSIALTHIIPNAKAALPIVIPLEPVPAPPITPKQPTQPPMNARTSYVNFSQIPTQSVSSISPDNNYVNFLTDYDEDDDVRKLKSDEYDDSSDTVVKSSSKSGGFLSKKEKVKYNSLKDHKISPGKEDSGHLGILGGSTGSAGNHTSKIPIKLSQKVKVNVGSYKKVSTKGSKKDKSNGTGAEAERYEDNGTKPSSKACKNMGFSNMSFEDFPSDEALEEHQQQHLHRSGGGAAGLVQRLHAPFEVIRNEKTLLEAEKKFGSLKRRSNPFS